Part of the Subtercola frigoramans genome, TTTCTTCGCGATCGGCCGATACCCCACGTTCAACGAGTGCGCCGTTAGGCATGCGGCGATCGACAGGCGCAGATCACCCATCCGGGCCTGCCCACCGGATGCAGCCGTGAACGCCGCCGGCAATTCGGGTACCCACCCCATGACCTCGAGGATCATCTCGGGAAGTTCCACACGCGGCAACATTGCGGTGGTACGTGAGCGTAGGTCTACTAACGAAGGCGGCTCCTCGACACCTTTGAGGCCGGTCAGGTGGATTCTGCTGTCCTCATCGACGCGCGTGTTGGGATTAGCGGAGAGCCTTCCGCCGACCTCCCGCAGGGTGGCATCGAGCGCCTGAGCATGCTCAGCCAATAACGCGTCCGGAGATTCGGGTAGTCCGAGCGCGGTGAGCGTGTCGGTCCGTATCGCCTGCCACCGCTCACCATCCAGGAGCGCAGCTTGCGGGTTGCGCCATTTCGTGGACGTTTCGGCGAAAATCTCGCGCCGTTTGAGGCATCTCCAGAACCGTTCCAAGACACACAGGGCGTAGGCGTGCCGGTTCACCGCGCCGCCCTGATGGGCGGGATGCCCGAATACCAGTCGCCTCCATGGCCCAGTGACAACGGGACCGTCGATCAGGTGCCCGCCGATCAAAGGAGCGGCCAGCCGACTGCGGTGAGCCAGAACGTCCGCCACTGCGGTCATCGCCGCCAACACAGGCGCACCTTCGGCGTTGGCTCCGAATGGGATGACCTGGGTCAGAACCTTGAGAAACCCCGAGACCGTAGAGAAACGTTTGACCAGCTCGGAGCGCCAGTCGTCACCTTCGTCGGTATCAGCGGGAGGAACGTTCTCGGTGACCACGATCAACGCGGCACGGACTTGCTCGCGGGAGACGACTTCTTCAATGGCCTCCCAAATTTGACCGATCCGGACCTGCTCACCCCACCCCTCAGCGTCAAATAGCACCTCCACCGCCGCGGCGAGCCGAGCTGATGCCTTCGCCAGCCGCGGGTGCGTGCGGACCTTGTCCTTGTCCGAGGCGCTTCGCGCCTTGCTCAACAACTCCGTGACCATCAACAGGTCAAACAACTCCAAGGCATCATCGATCGACTTGCCCTCCAGATGCCGCACCGTGGCCAGCAAAGTCGCCACTCGCCGGCCGGGCGGGTGCCGACGCAGCGTCGACGCATCCGCCCGCATCCCATACTTCGCCAGCTCGTCCAGCCGCTGCTGCGGCACCATGTCCTCCACGCCTACCCGCGCCAGCCCTAGCCCGGTGACCTCAGCGACCTGATCTAACGCCTTGATGATCGACGGCCCGGAAGCACGCGGTGTCACACCTTTCCGCCACCGCTCGAGGTCCGATACCCGCGACCCGGGCGGAACATCTAATAACTGCTCCAAGACATGCCGTTGGCTGCTGGTCACCAACGCCTCCAGATCGCCCCATAACCGTTCGGCCGCCTCCTGACGGAGCCGAGCGATCAAACGCGCTAACGTACTGACCCCGGGAAGAAGGACCTTCCGACGCCGCAACCAATCCAACGCGTCAGCGAAGATCGCTTTCGGCCCGTCACCCGACGTCCACGCTCGCGCCGACACCCACTTCACGAATTCCGCTTCCACAACCGTGAAGTCCACCCACCCGTACTCGCGACGGATGAGCAGCTGATGCTCGAACGCCGTGGCACGCCGACCTGTGTACTCCCTCACGCGGGACGAGTCGTCAACACCCAGCTGCTCAGCGACGAAGTCCACCACCACCAGAGGCACGTCTACCGGGTCTTCAAGGAACACTCCGAGCCAGCGGACCGTCACCAACTGCAACGCGAACCCGAGCTGAGAATGCTCACCGCGCCGGACACCGACTAGAGCCCTGTCCTCATCGTCCAGGAAGAACGCGCGTTCCAGATCCGCCCGCGAAGGCACAGCAGTAAACCGCCCATACGCAGCGACCTCGTCATCAGTCAGAAACTCCACCGGCATCTCACGAACCTACGCCCCCGCCGGAACACAAAACGACCCCCATCGGAACGACCGATCACGCCAACTCACCCCCGGCCCGCATCTAAACGCGACTGACCGTTCCAATGCGGCTCAACCCCCGTTTCGCCAGTGGTGTGGGTTCGATGGTGTATTCGTATCCGGCGGGTGAGGTCCAGGTGATCGTGGGTGGTCGCCCGTCCGGGCCGGGGGTTTGCCGGATGGTCCATTCGGTGTGGTGTTTGACTTTGTGGTGCGAAGTGCACAGCGGGCTGAGGTTGTCGAAGGACGTGGTGCCGCCGTCGCCCCAGGCGACCGTGTGGTCGAGGTCTGTGGTGGTGGATGGTTTGCACGGGATCGGGAACGTGCATTCGGTGTGGGTGAGGCGGATGAGTTCGTCGAGGTCGGCGGGGGGCTTGTAGCGTTGCCTGCCGTAGCTGAGCACGGCACCGGTGGCGGGGTCGGTCAGTACGCGGGTGAACGAGCGTGCCTGGCGGGTGATGTTCAGGGCGGTGTGCCGGTCGATCGGCCCGTACCCTTCCAGGGTCGCCGGCCCGGAGGTCTGGTCGGCGTCAAGGTCGCCGTGGTGGTCGCGGCCCAGGAGGGTGAGGGCGGGGACGGTGACGTTCACGCGGGCCCGGATGTGGGGGGTGACGCGGGGGGTGTGGGTGTTCTCGTTGAGCATCAGATCGGTGAGGACGTCGACTTTGAGTTGGGTGTGGGTGCGGGGGTCGCCGTTGTGTTTGGCGGAGGTGGCCATGTCGGTGGCACGGTTGTGGATGGCTGTCGCTTCGACGGCGGCGGTGTAGAGGGTCAGGTATGCCATCCCGTCGGACCCGGGCTCCAGATACAGGCGCCGATTGGTGACAGCGTCGGTGTGGCGTTGGGTGTCGGTGCGGGGTTGTACTTCTTCCACTGCCGCGCGGGCGATTGTGTCGAGGCGTTGCGCGGTCACTTTCCGCGCCCAGGACAACACCGTCTTCTCGTACCGTGCGAGTGCTTCGCGGGGCAGGGGGTGGGATCGGTGGACGAGGGCTTCGGTGTGCCGGTACGACACCCGGCCCGAAGCAAGAGCCTCACGGGTGGCGGTGAACGGGCCGGTGAGGCCTTCGCTGGTGACGATGAGTCGGCGGGCGTCGGGCTCGGTGAGGTGGAGGGCGACGGCGAGTTCGAGGACGACTTGGCGTTGCACGATCTGGTCGGAGGACCACTACGGGCCGCCGCCCCCGCTGCTGGCGAAGCTGTCCTGGGTGTGTAGTGCGAACCCCGCAACCCGAGCTTCCTCGACGAGCACGGCGTGGTCGGCGTGCGCGACCGCGATCGCCCGATGCGACACCAGCACCGCCGCGACCGCCGCCGCGAACCGGTCCCGACGCGACGTTGACGACGACGACGATGGTGGCCCCGATGGCGACCCGGCTGACGACCCTGATGACGGTGCCCCTGACGACGGCGACCCGGCTGGCGTCCCGGACGTTGACTCCGACGGCGACCCTGCTGACGACTCCGATGGCGGCCCCGATGGTGCCGACGGACTTGATGATGGCGACGGCGCACCACTCGCGGCAGGGTCATCGGTCGGCGAGACCAAGGGTTCTGTGCCGAAGCGATCGGTGCGGGGGGATGCCGAATCGGTCGGGTCGGGATCAACCTCGTCATTGGTGAGTAATGCTCGTGTCATGTGATCAGTCAACCACCCACCAACGACATTCAAAGGCCAAAAACCCTGATCAGTGGATAACTCACAAAACCTGCTACCTGTTGAGGAGGAGACGGTGAGTCGCTCTCCCGAGGAGGTCGAAGAGTTTTCGAAACGCAGTTGCCGCTCGGTCGGAATCACTGTCTCGAGAGGACGTTGCCAGAGGACTCTACGTAACGGTTACGAACAGTCTGTTTTCAGCCACTCCTTGATGCCGTCGAGCTGGGTTCCGAAACTGGTGGTGTCGAAGGATGGTCGTGGCGGATCTGATGCGGAGACCGACGGGCTCGGCAGGCTCGGCCCCGCGGAAGCCCCCACTACCGGCAGCTGATCGGGTGCGACTTTCGCCGAGGCATTCGGTGTCGCCGTCGGCGCGGGATGCACGATCGCGTTGTACTTGTCGAGTTCGCGCCCGAATGACAGCACCATCGCCGAGATCTGCAGATAGTGGCCCGAGATCGGGGGAGGGGCAGCCACGGCCATGGTCTGGATCGCGTCGTCAAGTCCACCGATGCCGGCCGAGTCATTCATGAGGGCGAGGTTGTTAGGGATGAGCGCCAGTGCCACGACATCACCGCCGACACCCAGGCACGCTTCGGCGCGGGATCCGTAGGTTCCCCACTGAGCCGGGTCTCCGCTGCCCGGCACCGTGCCACCGGTCACGGTCGGGGTGGGCATCGGCGAACCTGTGGGCCCGGAGCCACCCATGCATCCGGCGAGAGAAGCCGCGAGCGCGAGACCGAAGAATCCGGCAAACATCGCGCGCCTGACTCCCCGCGAAAGCCGGTTCCTCGCTGAGGCTTCTCTGATGACAACCATCGTCAGTGCACCTCCAGAACCGGTCGTCCCACTCTATGCCGTGACTGTTGTACCGACCAGAGTTGTACCGACCAGAGTTATACCGACCAGAGTTGTGTTGGCCAGAGTTGCGTCAGCCTGCCGCCCCATCGATGACTACGCTCACAGCGGATGCCCGGCAGCAGTTTGCGCCAGGAGCGCGGACGTCACCCAGAGTCGACGTAGCCTGAAGAGTGGAAGCTCGGGAGAAGCTCGAGATCCGCACGAGAGAACAGTGCCAGAGAGAGAATCGGTGAGAGAGGTCCGGTGAGAATCCTCTTCATCGTGCTCCGTCTGGCCGCGCTGGTCACGACGGTGTCTGCGCTCGTCTCACGGGCCGATTGCGTCTTCACGACGGGGAGCTGCCGGGCATCCAATCTGCTCAGCTATTTCACAGTCGAGAGCAATCTGGCGTTCGTCGCGCTGCTGCTGTACCTGCTGTTCCACGCGATCACGAAACGGGCAGAGGATGAACGGCTCACCTCGGTGCGGGCGCTCGTCACGACCTACCTGATCGTGTCGGGAATCACCTTCGTCTTTCTCATCGTGAACGCGGGGCTGGCTAACTACGGATTTCTCATCCCGACGTCGGAGAAGGTGCTGCACTTCGTCGTGCCGGCGTACGCGCTGGTCGATTTTCTCCTCGTTCCCGGCCGGCGTCGCCTGCACTGGGGCACGGCGTTGATCTCGCTGGGGTTCCCACTGCTGTATGGCATCTACACACTGGTGCGGGGGCCGGCTGTGGGCTGGTACCCGTACATCTTTCTCGACCCGCAATGGGCGGGGAGCTATTCGGCGGTTGCGGTCTATGCAGCGATTCTGGCGGGGCTGATCGTGGCGGTGTCTTTCGCTCTGACCGCAGCGAGCCGGCTGCCGACGCCCGGGTTCGGGCGTCTTCGAGATCGCTGAACATCTGGTGCGTCGACGTTGTGCAGCCCTAGGCTCTCGTCATGGCTGATGAGCGATCCACCGACTGCATGGTCGACGGATGCCAGGCCCTGCCCGACGACGAGGTCACCATTGACCTGTATGGGCTCCGAATGGTCTACGCCATCTGTTCGGAGCACGCGCAGGATGTTCGGTGGGGAGCTCCCATCGAACAGGACGCTGCCAGCAATCGCGGGCTCGTCGGACCGGCGTGATCTGGCCAGACTCAGATAGCGCAGCATGAGAAACTGAGTTGTGCTTGAAATCACCTCCTTCGGCGCTCTGCCGTCACTGTCGCCCGTAGCCGAAAGCGTGCCTGCTCTTCTCCGCGTGGGGCTGGTTCAGCATCGCTGGCACGATGACCTCACAGAACTGACGGCCGAGCTCCGGGGAGGGGTCGGTCGCGCAGCCAGGCTTGGCGCCCAGATCGTGTTTCTGCCCGAGTTGACACTGAGCAGGTATCCGGCCGATGTGCCGCAGGGTGCGCGCACGGAGGGGCCGTCAATCGCGCCAGAAGAGCTTCTCACCGGGCCGACTTTCGCCCTCGCCGCCGAGCTCGCCCGGGAGCACGGGGTGTTCGTGCACGCCTCGCTGTACCAGCGCGACGATGGGGTACGCAGTCTCGAGTCCGATCATCCAGAACGGCTCGGTCTCAACACCGCGATCGTCGTCTCACCCGCAGGTGAGCTGGTCGGGCGCACCCACAAACTGCATATTCCTGTGACCGAGGGCTACTACGAAGACACCTACTTCCGCCCCGGGCCGTCCGCCGAGCCGTACCCTGTCTATCGCCCAGACGCGCTGCCG contains:
- a CDS encoding Tn3 family transposase, giving the protein MPVEFLTDDEVAAYGRFTAVPSRADLERAFFLDDEDRALVGVRRGEHSQLGFALQLVTVRWLGVFLEDPVDVPLVVVDFVAEQLGVDDSSRVREYTGRRATAFEHQLLIRREYGWVDFTVVEAEFVKWVSARAWTSGDGPKAIFADALDWLRRRKVLLPGVSTLARLIARLRQEAAERLWGDLEALVTSSQRHVLEQLLDVPPGSRVSDLERWRKGVTPRASGPSIIKALDQVAEVTGLGLARVGVEDMVPQQRLDELAKYGMRADASTLRRHPPGRRVATLLATVRHLEGKSIDDALELFDLLMVTELLSKARSASDKDKVRTHPRLAKASARLAAAVEVLFDAEGWGEQVRIGQIWEAIEEVVSREQVRAALIVVTENVPPADTDEGDDWRSELVKRFSTVSGFLKVLTQVIPFGANAEGAPVLAAMTAVADVLAHRSRLAAPLIGGHLIDGPVVTGPWRRLVFGHPAHQGGAVNRHAYALCVLERFWRCLKRREIFAETSTKWRNPQAALLDGERWQAIRTDTLTALGLPESPDALLAEHAQALDATLREVGGRLSANPNTRVDEDSRIHLTGLKGVEEPPSLVDLRSRTTAMLPRVELPEMILEVMGWVPELPAAFTAASGGQARMGDLRLSIAACLTAHSLNVGYRPIAKKGVPALERSRLSHVYQNYFRPETLSAANVPLVDAQATLRLAQAWGGGLVAAVDGMRFVVPVPAAFARPNRKYFGSKRGMTWLNAINDRGMGCGAKIVSGTIRDSLHMVDVIFGFDGGALPDVVVTDTGSYSDLVFGLLELLGISYRPALADLPDQKGWRINTGADYGPLNTFARGKVDLGKIRRNWDDIVRVVSSIYTGSVRAYDVVTMLQRDGHPTALGEAIAAYGRIFKTLHILTYIDVDESYRRDIKDIRNLQENRHSLARKICHGKRGELYHHYERGLENQLGALGLVLNCATLWTTRYLDAAVTQLRNQGYPIREDDLARLSPFVHSHLGVLGTYTFATPNLAPGKIRDLRDPDTNEDDEA
- a CDS encoding nitrilase-related carbon-nitrogen hydrolase gives rise to the protein MLEITSFGALPSLSPVAESVPALLRVGLVQHRWHDDLTELTAELRGGVGRAARLGAQIVFLPELTLSRYPADVPQGARTEGPSIAPEELLTGPTFALAAELAREHGVFVHASLYQRDDGVRSLESDHPERLGLNTAIVVSPAGELVGRTHKLHIPVTEGYYEDTYFRPGPSAEPYPVYRPDALPGLALGMPTCWDEWFPEVARAYSLADANLLVYPTAIGSEPGYPDFDTQPLWRQVIVGNGIANGLFMVVPNRWGNEGLITFYGSSFISDPYGRMLVQAPRDASAVLVADLDLQQRDDWLTLFPFLKTRRPDTYGSLVEAISDVASTGETSA
- a CDS encoding Pr6Pr family membrane protein, with the protein product MRILFIVLRLAALVTTVSALVSRADCVFTTGSCRASNLLSYFTVESNLAFVALLLYLLFHAITKRAEDERLTSVRALVTTYLIVSGITFVFLIVNAGLANYGFLIPTSEKVLHFVVPAYALVDFLLVPGRRRLHWGTALISLGFPLLYGIYTLVRGPAVGWYPYIFLDPQWAGSYSAVAVYAAILAGLIVAVSFALTAASRLPTPGFGRLRDR
- a CDS encoding HNH endonuclease signature motif containing protein, yielding MQRQVVLELAVALHLTEPDARRLIVTSEGLTGPFTATREALASGRVSYRHTEALVHRSHPLPREALARYEKTVLSWARKVTAQRLDTIARAAVEEVQPRTDTQRHTDAVTNRRLYLEPGSDGMAYLTLYTAAVEATAIHNRATDMATSAKHNGDPRTHTQLKVDVLTDLMLNENTHTPRVTPHIRARVNVTVPALTLLGRDHHGDLDADQTSGPATLEGYGPIDRHTALNITRQARSFTRVLTDPATGAVLSYGRQRYKPPADLDELIRLTHTECTFPIPCKPSTTTDLDHTVAWGDGGTTSFDNLSPLCTSHHKVKHHTEWTIRQTPGPDGRPPTITWTSPAGYEYTIEPTPLAKRGLSRIGTVSRV